The following coding sequences lie in one Myxococcus xanthus genomic window:
- a CDS encoding PQQ-binding-like beta-propeller repeat protein, which produces MSDSSRSVFFGANAARTGHFEGAGPLVVKRARWKFTMSTLATTRNTPAIHDGVLFANFDNDKLYALDLSKGNELWSVRVGGRVSESISNPMVAHGLLFVVGGGQCHAVDLGTHAIRWSASCDSEATSSPIVVDDDVYVGTRLGGVVAIDARTGAERWRVQLRCGESVQSAVSVTRDQVVVGTRRDFVEGHVVALDRATGVERWSAKAGAMGNGGAPAIKGSTVYALSGLGKCLRALDLASGKERWSYETGGALWGTPAVADGVVCFTGDHKILHALDEKTGKEIWSVALDKPPTATVSPAIAGGVVYMGAGNAVHAWTLREGTERWRWKAPYRVTTAPLVADGTVYVGCDRAVIALG; this is translated from the coding sequence ATGTCGGATTCATCTCGGTCCGTATTCTTTGGCGCCAATGCTGCGCGGACCGGACACTTCGAGGGAGCGGGGCCGCTCGTGGTCAAGCGAGCCCGCTGGAAGTTCACGATGAGCACGCTCGCGACCACGCGCAACACGCCTGCAATCCACGATGGCGTGCTGTTCGCGAACTTCGACAACGACAAGCTTTACGCGCTCGACCTCTCGAAGGGAAATGAGCTCTGGAGCGTGCGGGTCGGGGGGCGAGTTTCCGAGAGCATCTCGAATCCGATGGTTGCGCATGGTTTGCTCTTCGTCGTCGGGGGCGGGCAGTGTCACGCCGTCGATCTTGGCACGCACGCCATCCGCTGGAGCGCCTCGTGCGACTCCGAGGCGACCTCCTCTCCGATTGTTGTCGACGACGACGTCTACGTAGGAACGCGGCTCGGTGGGGTGGTCGCCATCGACGCGCGCACAGGAGCCGAGCGATGGCGCGTGCAGCTACGATGTGGTGAGAGTGTGCAGTCCGCGGTCAGCGTGACGCGCGATCAGGTCGTCGTCGGGACCAGACGGGACTTCGTCGAGGGCCACGTCGTCGCGCTCGACCGCGCCACGGGGGTCGAGCGATGGTCGGCGAAGGCCGGTGCGATGGGCAATGGCGGAGCGCCCGCGATCAAAGGCAGCACGGTCTATGCCCTGTCCGGTCTGGGGAAGTGCCTTCGCGCGCTCGACCTCGCCAGCGGCAAAGAGCGTTGGTCCTACGAGACGGGCGGCGCGCTGTGGGGAACGCCCGCCGTCGCGGACGGCGTCGTGTGCTTCACCGGCGATCACAAGATTCTCCACGCGCTGGACGAAAAAACCGGGAAAGAGATTTGGTCGGTCGCGCTCGACAAGCCGCCGACGGCTACGGTCTCGCCGGCGATCGCAGGTGGCGTCGTCTACATGGGGGCCGGCAACGCCGTCCACGCCTGGACGCTTCGGGAGGGAACAGAGCGCTGGCGGTGGAAGGCTCCCTACCGCGTGACGACGGCACCGCTCGTCGCCGACGGCACGGTCTACGTGGGCTGTGACCGCGCGGTCATCGCGCTGGGGTAG